From the Natrarchaeobaculum aegyptiacum genome, one window contains:
- a CDS encoding class I SAM-dependent methyltransferase produces MPHAPFDQLADEYDAWYDENRGAFRAELFALEHAIPDAFDPGSDRALEVGVGTGRFADGLGIPVGVDPARNSLELARERGIDPVRGVAESLPITTDAIDLAVVVTALAFVDDLEATLEELRRVLTPDGALVVAVLDRESPLGASYEDRKEASPFYADADFLSGEATCAALESAGFTIEVRLQTIFDDPADLETNPVKSAEVREGHGDGLFAVVRARPAE; encoded by the coding sequence ATGCCACACGCTCCCTTCGACCAGCTGGCCGACGAATACGACGCGTGGTACGACGAGAACCGGGGAGCATTTCGTGCGGAACTGTTCGCGCTCGAGCACGCCATCCCCGACGCGTTCGATCCCGGCAGTGACCGGGCACTCGAGGTCGGCGTCGGCACCGGACGTTTTGCCGATGGGCTCGGGATTCCGGTGGGCGTCGACCCCGCCCGGAACTCGCTCGAACTGGCTCGTGAGCGGGGGATCGACCCGGTCCGGGGCGTCGCGGAATCACTCCCGATCACGACCGACGCGATCGACCTCGCCGTCGTCGTCACCGCCCTCGCGTTCGTCGACGACCTCGAGGCGACCCTCGAGGAGCTCCGTCGCGTGCTCACGCCCGACGGAGCGCTCGTCGTGGCCGTCCTCGACAGAGAGAGCCCGCTCGGAGCCAGCTACGAGGACCGCAAGGAAGCGAGTCCGTTCTACGCCGACGCTGATTTCCTGAGCGGCGAGGCGACGTGTGCAGCCCTCGAGTCGGCCGGCTTCACGATCGAGGTGCGCTTACAGACGATCTTCGACGACCCTGCCGACCTCGAGACCAACCCGGTCAAGAGCGCGGAGGTCCGCGAGGGCCACGGCGACGGACTGTTCGCCGTCGTCCGGGCGCGACCGGCCGAGTGA
- a CDS encoding archaemetzincin family Zn-dependent metalloprotease yields the protein MLVDIVPVGSVSADVKRAASAALRSVYDCDVSITDSQSVPNGAYDSGRNQYSAEPFIQLAERVGRGDKNIAITPHDLFYRRRNYVFGLAYLDGSGSVVSTYRLQTSSDGGFSNKSAAEIFENRVRKEIVHEIGHTYGLEHCDNNRCVMNFSPTVREVDIKEENLCGSCQRRIS from the coding sequence ATGCTCGTCGATATCGTGCCGGTCGGCAGCGTCTCCGCGGACGTCAAGCGGGCGGCCTCCGCGGCGCTGCGATCGGTTTACGACTGCGACGTCTCTATCACCGACTCGCAGTCCGTCCCGAACGGCGCGTACGACTCCGGCCGCAATCAGTACTCAGCAGAGCCCTTCATCCAGCTGGCAGAACGGGTCGGTCGGGGTGACAAGAACATCGCCATCACCCCACACGACCTCTTCTACCGCCGGCGAAACTACGTCTTCGGCCTCGCCTACCTGGACGGGAGCGGGAGCGTCGTCTCCACCTACCGACTCCAGACCTCATCTGACGGCGGCTTCTCTAACAAGAGCGCCGCAGAGATCTTCGAAAACCGGGTCCGCAAGGAGATCGTCCACGAAATCGGCCACACCTACGGACTCGAACACTGCGACAACAACCGCTGCGTGATGAACTTCTCGCCGACCGTTCGCGAAGTCGACATCAAAGAAGAGAACCTCTGTGGGAGCTGTCAGCGTCGCATCAGCTAA
- a CDS encoding UPF0146 family protein, translating to MCDSRQPASPPTLFDHLHRYDRVLEVGIGRRTDLAAALAADGVSVTGIDVHRREVPEGVTFVRDDIVDPDRSVYEGCEAIYARNLPPELHRPALEVARAVGADFLFTTLGGDQPAVPVERKTIREGTLYVVVADRG from the coding sequence GTGTGCGACTCTCGTCAACCTGCGTCTCCGCCGACCCTGTTCGACCACCTCCATCGATACGACCGCGTCCTCGAGGTGGGCATCGGCCGACGAACCGACCTCGCGGCGGCGCTCGCGGCCGACGGTGTCTCGGTGACCGGGATCGATGTTCATCGCCGGGAGGTCCCCGAAGGCGTGACGTTCGTCCGCGACGATATCGTCGACCCCGACCGGTCGGTCTACGAGGGCTGTGAGGCGATCTACGCCCGGAACCTGCCGCCGGAACTGCACCGACCTGCACTCGAGGTCGCCCGCGCGGTCGGCGCGGACTTCCTGTTTACGACGCTTGGCGGCGACCAGCCCGCGGTACCGGTCGAGCGGAAGACGATTCGCGAGGGGACGCTGTACGTCGTCGTCGCCGACCGCGGGTAA
- a CDS encoding methyltransferase domain-containing protein has product MSDTLDTAKLEREVTSMYRDVATAGDAEFHFETGRELADRLGYDPVDLEYVPDAAIDSFAGVGNPFDLAALEAGETVLDLGSGSGMDAFVAAMQVTETGTVTGVDMTPEQVAKSRTLAAEHGFHNVEIREGYIEDLPFDDESFDVVISNGVINLSAEKGRVFEEAVRVLRPEGRLAIADIVSEEQLPASIKSDADLWAACIGGAEHVDRYTDVVEAAGVDVTAVVENDDYEFTSERATNACETYGVKSCSVSGRKRD; this is encoded by the coding sequence ATGAGCGACACACTCGACACGGCGAAACTCGAGCGCGAGGTCACCTCGATGTATCGGGACGTCGCGACCGCAGGCGACGCCGAGTTCCACTTCGAGACGGGACGGGAACTCGCCGACAGGCTCGGCTACGACCCTGTCGACCTCGAGTACGTCCCGGACGCCGCGATCGACTCCTTCGCGGGCGTTGGGAACCCGTTCGACCTCGCTGCCCTCGAGGCGGGCGAGACGGTGCTCGACCTCGGGAGCGGGTCGGGCATGGACGCGTTCGTCGCGGCCATGCAGGTGACCGAGACCGGGACGGTCACTGGCGTCGACATGACGCCCGAACAGGTAGCGAAGTCCCGGACCCTCGCGGCAGAACACGGGTTCCACAACGTCGAGATTCGAGAGGGGTACATCGAGGACCTTCCGTTCGACGACGAATCGTTCGACGTCGTGATCTCGAACGGCGTCATCAACCTCTCTGCCGAGAAAGGCCGCGTCTTCGAGGAGGCGGTCCGGGTGCTTCGACCCGAGGGGCGACTCGCCATCGCGGACATCGTCAGCGAGGAACAACTGCCGGCCTCCATCAAGAGCGACGCGGACCTCTGGGCCGCGTGTATCGGCGGCGCTGAACACGTCGACCGCTACACAGACGTCGTCGAAGCGGCAGGCGTCGACGTGACCGCCGTCGTCGAAAACGACGACTACGAGTTTACCTCCGAGCGAGCGACGAACGCCTGTGAGACCTACGGCGTCAAGAGCTGCTCCGTGAGCGGCCGGAAACGCGACTGA